Proteins encoded together in one Halalkaliarchaeum sp. AArc-CO window:
- a CDS encoding HemK2/MTQ2 family protein methyltransferase, giving the protein MAGPDDLAQRRGLETDVYQPAEDSALLASATVEAVEPSDTVLEVGTGSGWVAAQVREIREARVIAADVNPHACRQAHDRGLEVVRADLVSPFRDDSFDVVAFNPPYLPTDPDNEWDDWMEAALSGGETGRRLVEPFLERVGRVLAPGGCVLLLVSSLTDREAVESIAADAGFDAEAVREESYPFETLWVLRVVPAGPDPS; this is encoded by the coding sequence GTGGCCGGACCCGACGACCTCGCACAGCGCCGCGGGCTCGAAACCGACGTCTACCAGCCGGCGGAGGACTCGGCGCTGCTGGCGTCGGCCACGGTCGAGGCGGTCGAACCCAGTGACACAGTGCTCGAGGTCGGAACCGGCTCCGGCTGGGTCGCAGCCCAGGTCCGCGAGATCCGCGAGGCCCGGGTGATCGCCGCCGACGTCAATCCCCACGCCTGCAGGCAGGCGCACGACCGCGGGCTGGAGGTGGTACGGGCAGATCTCGTCTCCCCGTTCCGGGACGACAGCTTCGACGTAGTCGCGTTCAATCCCCCGTACCTCCCCACCGACCCGGACAACGAGTGGGACGACTGGATGGAGGCCGCACTCTCGGGCGGGGAAACCGGCCGCCGTCTCGTGGAACCGTTCCTCGAACGGGTCGGACGCGTGCTCGCACCCGGTGGGTGTGTGCTCCTGCTCGTGAGCAGCCTCACCGATCGGGAAGCGGTCGAATCGATCGCGGCCGACGCGGGATTCGACGCCGAAGCCGTCCGGGAGGAGTCGTACCCGTTCGAGACGCTGTGGGTGTTGCGGGTAGTTCCAGCCGGGCCGGACCCGTCGTGA
- a CDS encoding ABC transporter permease produces the protein MNRAWWLARRLAFSLFALWIVVSVTFALVAFTGDPGEASVEFSVAAELADSGASAEEIEREADLAVQAYREARNLDQPAHERYVNWLASVARLDLGTSYSHPTPVTTLIGERLTITLGYVLPGMAIALVGGVAVGTYSAIGTNPVLSRVATGFTYTVFGVPNFWIAAVAIMVGMYQFGWLFLIGYDLEQRVLSTHNLKRLVLPAVLLGTGLIAEQARYVRSAVLSREGELFVTQVKAKGMGPLHVVRHLLRISLVPLVSLFFANLLGVLVVNVFVIEFVFELPGFGTLCYEAIMNRNLPVIIGMTLFVAGVGIVGNFLQDVAYMVFDPRIELDGS, from the coding sequence ATGAACCGCGCGTGGTGGCTCGCTCGCCGCCTGGCGTTCTCGCTGTTTGCGCTGTGGATCGTCGTGTCGGTGACGTTCGCCCTCGTTGCGTTCACCGGTGATCCCGGCGAGGCGTCCGTCGAGTTCAGCGTCGCGGCCGAACTCGCGGACAGCGGTGCCAGCGCAGAAGAGATCGAACGGGAGGCCGACCTGGCAGTGCAGGCGTACCGCGAGGCGAGGAACCTCGACCAGCCGGCCCACGAGCGATACGTAAACTGGCTTGCAAGCGTCGCGAGGCTGGATCTTGGAACCTCCTACAGCCATCCGACGCCGGTGACGACGCTGATCGGCGAACGGTTGACGATCACGCTCGGGTACGTGCTCCCGGGCATGGCGATCGCGCTCGTCGGCGGGGTCGCCGTCGGTACCTACTCCGCGATCGGAACGAACCCCGTTCTCTCGCGGGTGGCGACCGGATTCACCTACACCGTGTTCGGCGTCCCGAACTTCTGGATCGCCGCCGTGGCGATCATGGTCGGGATGTACCAGTTCGGGTGGCTGTTCCTGATCGGCTACGACCTCGAACAGCGCGTGCTATCGACGCACAATCTCAAGCGACTGGTGCTGCCGGCGGTCCTGCTCGGCACGGGATTGATCGCCGAGCAGGCCAGATACGTCCGCTCGGCCGTGCTGTCGCGGGAAGGGGAGCTGTTCGTCACGCAGGTTAAAGCAAAGGGGATGGGTCCGCTCCACGTGGTTCGACACCTCCTTCGGATCTCGCTGGTCCCGCTCGTCTCGCTGTTTTTCGCGAACCTTCTCGGCGTACTCGTCGTGAACGTCTTCGTGATCGAGTTCGTTTTCGAACTCCCCGGGTTCGGCACGCTCTGCTACGAGGCGATCATGAACCGCAACCTGCCGGTAATCATCGGGATGACGCTGTTCGTCGCGGGAGTCGGAATCGTCGGGAACTTCCTCCAGGACGTCGCGTACATGGTGTTCGATCCGCGGATCGAACTCGACGGGAGCTAG
- a CDS encoding carbohydrate kinase family protein, which yields MNEHEPNVICAGHINWDVTMHVDRLPEPDGEVQIRKLIQSGGGSAANVAVGLSGLEADATVFGSVGGDDSGAFALRELDRSGVECGHVLVAKSETTAVKYLVVDDCGEVMVFASDGANEAFSAGDLPPRVVATADHLHLTSQRPETAVELAALVRDVGGTVSFDPGRRIGQRAFKRAFPYVDVLFCNRREAERSADDYREHGPDDGLLVIKRGGDGASVSGPDGTVSHSGYEIDAVDTTGAGDAFAAGFLAAWLGSRAFRRRFRRDRGPSDSEGFPDDVDDPPLEEVLAVANACGALTAMEATARTELAWDRIASLVENANR from the coding sequence ATGAACGAACACGAGCCGAACGTGATCTGTGCGGGCCACATCAACTGGGACGTGACGATGCACGTCGACAGGCTGCCCGAGCCTGACGGCGAGGTGCAGATACGGAAGCTGATCCAGTCGGGCGGAGGGAGCGCCGCAAACGTCGCCGTCGGCCTCTCCGGGCTCGAAGCCGACGCGACGGTCTTCGGCAGCGTGGGCGGCGACGACTCCGGAGCGTTCGCCCTGCGGGAGCTGGACCGTTCGGGAGTCGAGTGCGGTCACGTCCTCGTCGCGAAGAGCGAAACGACCGCGGTGAAGTACCTCGTCGTCGACGACTGCGGCGAGGTGATGGTGTTCGCCAGCGACGGCGCGAACGAGGCGTTTTCAGCCGGCGATCTCCCGCCCCGGGTGGTTGCAACAGCGGATCACCTCCATCTGACGAGCCAGCGACCCGAAACCGCCGTCGAACTCGCGGCACTGGTTCGCGACGTCGGCGGGACTGTCAGTTTCGATCCCGGCCGACGTATCGGACAACGGGCTTTCAAACGGGCATTTCCGTACGTCGACGTGCTGTTTTGCAACCGCCGGGAGGCGGAACGTTCGGCCGACGACTACCGGGAGCACGGTCCCGACGACGGACTGCTCGTGATCAAACGCGGAGGGGACGGCGCGTCGGTCTCGGGACCGGACGGCACCGTCTCCCATTCCGGCTACGAGATCGACGCCGTCGACACCACCGGGGCCGGCGACGCGTTCGCCGCCGGCTTTCTCGCTGCCTGGCTCGGTTCCCGGGCGTTCCGGCGGCGGTTCCGCCGTGACCGCGGCCCCTCCGATTCGGAAGGTTTCCCCGACGATGTCGACGACCCACCTCTCGAGGAGGTGCTCGCGGTCGCGAACGCCTGCGGCGCCTTGACCGCGATGGAGGCGACCGCCCGGACGGAGCTCGCGTGGGACCGGATCGCGTCGCTGGTCGAGAACGCAAATCGGTGA
- a CDS encoding ABC transporter permease, which produces MPSDTDPGDGYGPSSGSDTDAVPGFGVHHGSAADSSPAVPDYSVRRTGKRRDTFRLVGLVLTGLAVALGTAYDYAVLEGNEPLAFGWNPTPVDWLFLLSLSGFGWLLVVPLIRDRQRAARYVRLLRAEPLRLAAALYLLAFFVAGLVGTLLGNTISEGLDHGYQPPVFFSVPEHVPVQCLGAEAAGRCHGSVQYPLGTDAHGNGLIELVVLGAGVSLRVAFVVGMIAVPLALAVGVIAGYTGGRTDAVLMRYVDVQGTVPAFLVYVVLIYVYGRSLFLLVLVFGLLSWGGIARIVRSEVLQIRTEAYVAAALGQGAGRFRVLRRHVVPNVSDSLAVSATQAIPRILLIEAAISFMLLNDIGVPSWGHTATMGLRHQHQFVHTWWISTIPIAFLAVTVLSIIVLGDFFRDALDPTAGRSEPENDARDASEAETDADRR; this is translated from the coding sequence ATGCCCTCCGACACTGACCCCGGCGACGGGTACGGTCCGTCCTCCGGTTCCGACACCGACGCAGTGCCCGGCTTCGGCGTCCACCACGGGTCCGCCGCGGACAGCTCACCGGCGGTCCCCGACTACAGTGTCAGGCGCACAGGGAAGCGACGTGACACCTTCCGGCTGGTCGGGCTCGTTCTCACCGGGCTGGCCGTCGCCCTCGGCACTGCCTACGACTACGCCGTTCTCGAGGGGAACGAACCGCTGGCGTTCGGCTGGAATCCGACGCCGGTAGACTGGCTGTTTCTCCTGTCGCTTTCGGGGTTCGGCTGGCTCCTCGTGGTTCCGCTGATTCGGGACCGGCAACGCGCCGCCCGCTACGTCCGTCTCCTCCGGGCCGAGCCGCTCAGGCTCGCGGCCGCGCTGTATCTGCTGGCGTTTTTTGTCGCCGGCCTCGTCGGAACCCTGTTGGGGAACACGATCTCTGAAGGGCTCGATCACGGATACCAGCCGCCCGTCTTCTTTTCGGTCCCGGAGCACGTTCCGGTACAGTGTCTCGGCGCCGAGGCGGCCGGGCGGTGCCACGGGAGCGTCCAGTATCCGCTGGGTACCGACGCCCACGGAAACGGGCTGATCGAACTCGTCGTGCTCGGTGCCGGCGTGAGCCTGCGGGTCGCGTTCGTCGTGGGGATGATCGCCGTCCCGCTGGCGCTCGCCGTCGGCGTGATCGCCGGCTACACGGGCGGACGGACCGACGCCGTGTTGATGCGGTACGTCGACGTCCAGGGTACCGTCCCCGCCTTCCTCGTGTACGTCGTGTTGATCTACGTCTACGGTCGGAGCCTGTTCCTGCTCGTTCTCGTGTTCGGCCTGTTGAGCTGGGGCGGCATCGCCCGGATCGTCCGCAGCGAGGTGCTCCAGATTCGAACGGAGGCGTACGTCGCAGCTGCGCTGGGCCAGGGTGCCGGGCGCTTTCGGGTGCTCCGGCGGCACGTGGTTCCGAACGTGTCCGACAGCCTCGCGGTCTCTGCGACGCAGGCGATACCCCGGATCCTGCTGATCGAGGCGGCGATCTCGTTTATGCTTTTAAACGACATCGGCGTCCCGTCGTGGGGCCACACGGCGACGATGGGGCTGCGTCACCAACACCAGTTCGTCCACACGTGGTGGATCTCGACGATCCCGATCGCGTTCCTCGCGGTGACGGTGCTGTCGATCATCGTGCTCGGCGATTTCTTCCGCGACGCGCTCGACCCCACGGCTGGACGTTCTGAACCCGAAAACGATGCGCGTGACGCGAGCGAAGCGGAGACCGACGCCGACCGTCGCTAG
- a CDS encoding aconitate hydratase, which yields MGQTVTEQILADHLVDGELEPGEEIGIEIDQVLTQDTTGTMVWLQFEALELEEVQTELAAQYCDHQTYQFDFKNTDDHRFLRSASGKYGAYFSRPGNGICHQVHKENFAAPGKTLLGSDSHTPTPGGLGQFAIGAGGLDISVAMGGGPYYVEMPEIVNIRLEGELPEWATAKDVILHLLDELSVKGGVGKVLEYTGPGVESLTVPERTTITNMGTELGATSSIFPTDEETRDWLSRIGREEEYVELTPDDDAEYHDEVVVNLSELEPLIAAPSMPDNVIPVREAAGTEVDQVIVGSCTNGAYEDVLPAAKMLEGREVSKGTEMIVAPGSKQASEMLSREGWTAELMAAGVNFSEATCGACIGIGHVPASDSVSLRTFNRNFEGRSGIEDDAVYLCSPEVAAAAAITGEIVDPRDLAEELGDLEAPGFEIGDGYSPGMGQDDPDIIAPEEAIDDELIKGPNIGEVPLRDELESELAGEALLKMGDNITTDHIIPATSDILMYRSNIPKLSEFTLSRVDETFADRALEADGGFLVAGENYGQGSSREHAALCPMYLGVQGVFARSFARIHKANLFNFGLVPLTIDAETYGRLDQGDDLEIVDDVGKGVRSGKETFTVRVNDDWEFTAQLDASEREREILAAGGKLSWTKQHHESGSGAAPADD from the coding sequence ATGGGACAGACAGTCACGGAGCAGATTCTCGCGGATCATCTCGTCGACGGCGAGCTCGAACCCGGCGAGGAGATCGGGATCGAGATCGATCAGGTGCTCACCCAGGACACCACTGGCACGATGGTGTGGCTCCAGTTCGAGGCGCTGGAACTGGAGGAAGTCCAGACGGAGCTTGCAGCGCAGTACTGCGACCACCAGACCTACCAGTTCGACTTCAAGAACACCGACGACCACCGGTTCCTCCGATCGGCGTCGGGCAAGTACGGCGCCTACTTCTCCCGTCCGGGGAACGGAATCTGTCACCAGGTTCACAAGGAGAACTTCGCCGCGCCGGGCAAGACGCTGCTCGGCTCCGACTCGCACACGCCGACCCCGGGTGGACTGGGTCAGTTCGCGATCGGTGCCGGCGGGCTCGACATCTCGGTCGCGATGGGCGGGGGCCCCTACTACGTCGAGATGCCCGAGATCGTCAACATCCGTCTCGAGGGTGAACTCCCCGAGTGGGCGACCGCCAAGGACGTGATCCTCCACCTGCTCGACGAGCTCTCCGTGAAAGGGGGCGTCGGCAAGGTACTGGAGTACACCGGCCCCGGGGTCGAATCGCTCACGGTCCCCGAACGCACTACGATCACCAACATGGGAACAGAGCTCGGGGCGACGAGTTCGATCTTCCCCACTGACGAGGAGACAAGAGACTGGCTCTCGAGGATCGGCCGGGAGGAGGAATACGTCGAACTCACTCCCGACGATGACGCGGAGTACCACGACGAGGTCGTCGTGAACCTCTCGGAACTCGAGCCGCTGATCGCCGCCCCGAGCATGCCCGACAACGTGATTCCGGTTCGAGAGGCCGCCGGAACCGAGGTGGACCAGGTGATCGTCGGCTCGTGTACCAACGGCGCCTACGAGGACGTCCTCCCCGCGGCGAAGATGCTCGAGGGGCGGGAGGTCTCGAAGGGGACCGAAATGATCGTCGCCCCCGGATCGAAGCAGGCGTCGGAGATGCTCTCCCGGGAGGGATGGACCGCCGAGCTGATGGCCGCCGGCGTCAACTTCTCGGAGGCAACCTGTGGGGCGTGTATCGGGATCGGCCACGTTCCCGCCTCAGATTCGGTCTCGCTGCGGACGTTCAATCGGAACTTCGAGGGCCGGTCGGGGATCGAAGACGACGCGGTGTACCTGTGTTCCCCGGAGGTGGCGGCTGCGGCGGCGATCACCGGCGAAATCGTCGATCCGCGAGACCTCGCCGAGGAGCTCGGCGATCTGGAGGCACCCGGCTTCGAGATCGGGGACGGCTACTCCCCGGGGATGGGACAGGACGATCCGGACATCATCGCCCCCGAGGAAGCGATCGACGACGAACTCATCAAGGGGCCCAACATCGGCGAGGTCCCACTCAGGGACGAACTGGAGTCGGAACTCGCCGGCGAGGCGCTGTTGAAGATGGGGGACAACATCACGACCGACCACATCATCCCCGCCACCTCCGACATCCTGATGTACCGGTCGAACATCCCGAAGCTGTCGGAGTTTACGCTCTCGCGGGTCGACGAAACGTTCGCCGATCGGGCGCTCGAGGCCGACGGCGGCTTCCTGGTGGCCGGCGAGAACTACGGGCAGGGTTCCTCCCGGGAGCACGCCGCGCTGTGTCCGATGTATCTCGGCGTGCAGGGCGTGTTCGCACGGAGCTTCGCCCGGATCCACAAGGCGAACCTGTTCAACTTCGGTCTCGTCCCGCTGACGATCGACGCTGAAACCTACGGGCGTCTCGACCAGGGTGACGACCTCGAAATCGTCGACGACGTCGGCAAGGGCGTCCGCTCCGGGAAGGAGACGTTCACCGTCCGCGTCAACGACGACTGGGAGTTTACTGCACAGCTGGACGCCTCCGAGCGGGAGCGGGAGATCCTCGCGGCCGGCGGCAAGCTCTCGTGGACAAAACAGCACCACGAAAGCGGCTCCGGCGCCGCGCCGGCCGACGACTGA
- a CDS encoding GNAT family N-acetyltransferase: MYVRRATQSDLLSVSRIERAVFSQPWTFSVFERFLGEKGFMVAARPESDDRERRQNDRESPRRIGDDGETVLGYVVADVTPNFGRDIGHVKDLAVRPDEQGAGVGRRLLGRALVSLLIQGATVAKLEVRPSNEAAVSLYRSEGFEPARRVPRYYADGEDALVMLLDLENWGARVEFTDDVGHLK; the protein is encoded by the coding sequence ATGTACGTTCGGCGGGCGACCCAGAGCGACCTGCTCTCAGTCTCGCGGATCGAACGGGCGGTGTTTTCCCAGCCGTGGACGTTTTCCGTATTCGAGCGCTTTCTCGGTGAGAAAGGGTTCATGGTCGCGGCCCGTCCGGAATCGGACGACCGCGAGCGGCGACAAAACGACAGGGAATCTCCGCGTCGCATCGGCGACGACGGCGAGACAGTCCTCGGATACGTCGTCGCCGACGTCACGCCGAACTTCGGGCGCGACATCGGTCACGTGAAGGACCTGGCGGTGCGGCCCGACGAACAGGGCGCTGGAGTCGGCCGCAGGCTCCTCGGCCGGGCGCTCGTGTCGCTGCTGATCCAGGGTGCGACCGTGGCCAAGCTCGAAGTGCGTCCCAGCAACGAGGCCGCGGTGTCGCTGTATCGGTCGGAAGGGTTCGAACCCGCACGTCGGGTGCCCCGATACTACGCCGACGGCGAGGACGCGCTCGTCATGCTTCTCGACCTCGAAAACTGGGGTGCGAGGGTCGAATTCACCGACGACGTCGGGCACCTGAAGTGA
- a CDS encoding DMT family transporter has product MSNHVTRPAVPPIGGLGVAIVAISFGAILVRWSNAPSVIAAFYRVLFTTLPLLPVALIRYRDDFRRITRRDLGYAVVSGAALAIHFGAWFESLDWTSVAASVTLVQAQPVFVALGAWLLLRERVTRRMVLGILVAVAGMVGLSLGDLLGGVLVGPNPLYGNALALLGAVMAAVYVLAGRDLRQRVALVPYVVVVYSVCTVVLFGFVVVGGHPVSGYPAREWVLFAGLALGPGLFGHTVINWALGHLESSVVSVSLLGEPVGATILALLLLAEVPTAVTVASGIVVLSGIYLTASDRQAA; this is encoded by the coding sequence GTGTCGAATCACGTGACTCGGCCGGCCGTCCCACCGATCGGGGGCCTGGGCGTCGCCATCGTCGCGATCAGCTTCGGTGCGATCCTCGTGCGCTGGAGCAATGCCCCGAGCGTGATCGCGGCCTTTTATCGGGTGCTGTTCACGACGCTTCCGCTCTTGCCTGTCGCGTTGATCCGATATCGCGACGATTTCCGCCGGATCACGCGTCGTGATCTCGGATACGCGGTCGTCTCGGGGGCGGCGCTCGCGATCCACTTCGGCGCCTGGTTCGAGTCGCTCGACTGGACCAGCGTGGCGGCCAGCGTCACGCTGGTGCAGGCACAGCCGGTGTTCGTCGCGCTTGGGGCGTGGCTCCTGTTGCGCGAACGGGTCACTCGACGGATGGTACTGGGCATCCTGGTTGCGGTCGCCGGAATGGTCGGACTGTCGCTCGGGGATCTGCTCGGGGGCGTTCTCGTCGGCCCGAACCCGCTTTACGGCAACGCGCTCGCGCTCCTCGGGGCGGTGATGGCGGCCGTCTACGTCCTTGCCGGGCGGGACCTCCGCCAGCGGGTGGCGCTGGTTCCGTACGTCGTCGTCGTCTACTCCGTCTGTACTGTCGTCCTCTTCGGGTTCGTCGTCGTCGGTGGCCATCCGGTTTCGGGATACCCTGCCCGCGAGTGGGTGCTGTTTGCGGGGCTGGCGCTCGGGCCGGGGCTGTTCGGCCACACGGTCATAAACTGGGCGCTGGGGCACCTCGAGTCGAGTGTCGTCTCCGTCTCGCTCCTGGGGGAACCAGTCGGCGCCACGATCCTGGCGCTTTTGTTGCTCGCGGAGGTTCCGACCGCCGTGACGGTCGCCTCGGGAATCGTCGTTCTTTCCGGGATCTATCTCACTGCCTCCGACCGGCAGGCGGCGTGA
- a CDS encoding ribose 1,5-bisphosphate isomerase: MTTPTLGEAVESTADAIAAMEIRGAATIAAAAADALAAQAEASTASDPEAFRRELRAAARRLHETRPTAVSLPNALRYVLRRMDGDGVDDVDTLRRNVVDAAREFGDRLDRAQDKLGEVGANRLRDGDVVMTHCHSTDVLSCVEAAVDKGKQLEAYVKETRPRNQGHITASRLRELGVPVTLIVDSAAHRYLPEADHVLVGADSIAADGSVINKIGTSGLAVSARELGTPIVVAAQTIKLHPETLTGHTVEIETRDEQEVVDEETRAEIGDIEVENPAFDVTPPRYVDAIVTESGQFPPESIVTLMRELFGESADEPWTEPGESATP; encoded by the coding sequence ATGACCACGCCAACGCTGGGCGAGGCGGTAGAGTCGACCGCCGATGCCATCGCCGCGATGGAGATTCGCGGGGCGGCAACGATCGCTGCGGCGGCGGCAGACGCACTTGCCGCCCAGGCGGAGGCGAGCACCGCGAGCGATCCGGAGGCGTTCAGGCGGGAGCTCCGGGCGGCCGCCCGAAGGCTCCACGAGACGCGTCCGACCGCGGTGTCGTTGCCCAACGCGCTCCGATACGTACTCCGTCGAATGGACGGCGACGGCGTCGACGACGTCGACACGCTGCGGCGGAACGTGGTCGATGCCGCCCGAGAGTTCGGCGACCGACTCGACCGCGCACAGGACAAGCTCGGCGAAGTCGGCGCAAACCGGCTCCGCGACGGCGACGTCGTGATGACCCACTGCCACTCGACTGACGTCCTCTCGTGTGTCGAGGCCGCGGTCGACAAGGGCAAACAGCTCGAGGCGTACGTAAAGGAAACCCGCCCGCGGAATCAGGGCCACATCACCGCCAGTCGGCTCCGCGAACTCGGCGTTCCCGTGACGCTGATCGTCGATTCCGCGGCCCACCGGTATCTCCCGGAGGCCGACCACGTACTGGTGGGAGCCGACTCGATCGCCGCCGACGGCAGCGTGATAAACAAGATCGGCACCTCCGGGCTGGCCGTCAGCGCCCGCGAACTGGGAACGCCGATCGTGGTCGCCGCCCAGACGATCAAGCTCCACCCGGAGACGCTGACGGGACACACCGTCGAGATCGAGACACGAGACGAACAGGAGGTCGTGGACGAGGAAACTCGGGCGGAGATCGGCGACATCGAGGTGGAAAATCCCGCCTTCGACGTCACGCCCCCCCGGTACGTCGACGCTATCGTCACCGAGAGTGGCCAGTTCCCACCCGAGAGCATCGTCACGCTGATGCGGGAGCTGTTCGGGGAGTCGGCGGACGAGCCGTGGACGGAACCCGGCGAGAGCGCTACGCCGTAG
- the pepF gene encoding oligoendopeptidase F, with translation MSSLPEREEIDREYKWALESIYEDDDAWESAFEGVSDRVDELAAYEGELTDDPGTLLEFLELREELMRTVATVVTYANLRKSEDTRNQEYQALSAKASALQSDAAAATSYVEPELQTLAEEDVEAFMEREPELREYEHFFDDVLRMKPHTRSPEIEELLAELGEVTSAPSEIYSMLSDADMTFPTVEDPDGEQVEISQANFVRLQKNPHRPFRRTVHEEFYDEWETVRNAVGTALEKQLKKDVKVARARNYDTAREAALDGSNVPTDVYDALVDTVRENLDALHRHSNLKRRALEVEELRSWDLYMSLTGEEGPDVEYEQAADWIVEAVEPLGEPYQRRLREGLDSRWVDVYENRGKRSGAFSSGAYDTQPFILVNYQDDVPSMFTLAHELGHSMHSELAKESQPWQYAGYDIFVAEIASTVNETLLTDYLLANAPSDELRVHVLDQYLERFRSTLFRQTMFADFEQRIHAAVEDGDPLTPDAFDQLYGKLKSEFYDPAELDEWIRREWMRIPHFYYNFYVFQYATGISAAAAAVERIRNEGEPAAESYREMLRKGGSEYPISVVETAGIDMTSPAPVESAIGVYREYLDRAEELLEV, from the coding sequence ATGAGTTCCCTCCCCGAGCGCGAGGAGATCGATCGCGAATACAAGTGGGCTCTCGAGTCGATTTACGAGGACGACGACGCCTGGGAGTCCGCCTTCGAGGGGGTGAGCGATCGCGTCGACGAGCTCGCCGCCTACGAGGGTGAACTGACTGACGATCCTGGGACGCTTTTGGAATTTCTCGAACTCCGCGAGGAACTGATGCGGACGGTGGCAACCGTTGTAACGTACGCGAACCTCCGGAAAAGCGAGGACACCAGAAACCAGGAGTACCAGGCGCTCTCGGCGAAGGCCTCGGCGCTGCAGTCCGACGCGGCGGCGGCGACCTCGTACGTGGAGCCGGAACTGCAGACGCTTGCGGAAGAAGACGTGGAGGCGTTCATGGAGCGGGAACCCGAACTCCGCGAGTACGAGCACTTCTTCGACGACGTGCTCCGGATGAAACCGCACACCCGATCCCCCGAGATCGAGGAGCTGCTCGCCGAACTCGGCGAGGTCACCTCGGCGCCCTCGGAGATCTACTCGATGCTTTCGGACGCCGACATGACGTTCCCGACCGTCGAGGATCCGGACGGCGAGCAGGTCGAGATCTCGCAGGCCAACTTCGTCCGTCTCCAGAAGAACCCTCACCGACCGTTCAGACGGACCGTCCACGAGGAGTTTTACGACGAGTGGGAGACGGTCCGGAACGCGGTCGGCACTGCCCTGGAAAAGCAGCTGAAAAAGGACGTGAAGGTCGCCCGCGCCAGAAACTACGACACCGCCCGCGAGGCCGCCCTCGACGGGTCGAACGTTCCGACGGACGTGTACGACGCGCTGGTCGACACCGTCCGGGAGAACCTTGACGCCCTCCATCGACACTCCAATCTCAAACGCCGGGCGCTGGAGGTCGAGGAACTCCGTTCCTGGGACCTGTACATGTCGCTTACGGGCGAGGAAGGACCTGATGTCGAGTACGAACAGGCCGCAGACTGGATCGTCGAAGCGGTCGAACCGCTGGGCGAGCCGTATCAACGCCGACTCCGCGAGGGGCTCGACTCCCGGTGGGTCGACGTCTACGAGAACCGCGGGAAGCGCTCGGGGGCGTTCTCGTCGGGAGCGTACGACACTCAGCCGTTCATCCTGGTGAACTACCAGGACGACGTCCCCTCGATGTTCACGCTCGCACACGAACTGGGCCACTCGATGCACTCGGAGCTCGCAAAGGAGAGCCAGCCGTGGCAGTACGCCGGTTACGACATCTTCGTCGCGGAGATTGCCTCGACGGTAAACGAGACGCTGCTTACGGACTATCTGCTTGCGAACGCACCGAGCGACGAACTCCGGGTCCACGTGCTCGATCAGTACCTCGAGCGGTTCCGGTCGACGCTGTTTAGACAGACGATGTTCGCGGACTTCGAACAGCGGATCCACGCTGCAGTCGAGGACGGGGACCCGCTCACGCCGGACGCGTTCGACCAGCTGTACGGGAAGCTAAAATCAGAGTTCTACGACCCCGCCGAGCTCGACGAGTGGATCCGCCGGGAGTGGATGCGGATCCCCCACTTCTACTACAACTTCTACGTGTTCCAGTATGCGACCGGTATCTCCGCGGCAGCGGCCGCCGTCGAACGGATCCGAAACGAGGGCGAACCGGCCGCGGAATCGTACCGGGAGATGCTCCGCAAGGGCGGCTCGGAGTATCCGATTTCGGTGGTCGAGACCGCCGGCATCGACATGACTTCGCCGGCGCCCGTCGAGTCGGCGATCGGTGTCTACCGGGAGTATCTCGACCGGGCCGAGGAACTGCTCGAGGTGTAG